Proteins encoded in a region of the Synechococcus sp. BIOS-U3-1 genome:
- a CDS encoding O-antigen ligase family protein, producing MMVWLDQNRPSLASSRGWRCFQLGLFLLPSSALLGSLLLFPALLFGCVGRERSCWRDLWNAPLLAASGLMILGCFQAYDQGLAWVGLGNWLPFFWGFWGFQPYVMSREARRRSALWLVAGSVPVVVTGLGQLWWGWQGPWQLLGGLIVWFMAAGGRPEGRLSGLFDYANIASAWLSMVWPLTLAALVQQGLNRWRRFVVVILAVLLVVALVLTESRNGWGSLMLVVPLVLGPPSWPWLIPLLVLALLPVLLSVLPGVPLILQDPARSLVPETLWARLNDSQYAGERVLASTRISQWNVALQLIAERPWLGWGAAAFSAIYPLRTGQWHGHAHNLPLELAIGHGLPVAFLLLGFVLALLVVSLRRGLSGLFDRAWWTAFFVLMVLHGTDLPFFDSRVNIAGWILLAGLRASFSPELSVRLQPEKASDA from the coding sequence ATGATGGTCTGGCTGGACCAGAACCGACCTTCACTGGCGTCTTCACGCGGTTGGCGTTGCTTTCAGCTCGGCCTGTTTCTGCTGCCATCGTCAGCTCTGCTTGGAAGTCTGTTGCTGTTCCCTGCGCTGTTGTTTGGCTGTGTTGGGCGTGAACGGTCCTGTTGGCGTGACCTCTGGAATGCCCCGCTGCTGGCGGCTTCAGGCCTGATGATCCTTGGTTGCTTTCAGGCCTACGACCAGGGACTCGCCTGGGTGGGGCTGGGCAACTGGCTTCCTTTTTTCTGGGGATTCTGGGGTTTTCAGCCCTACGTCATGAGTCGGGAGGCCCGGCGGCGCTCTGCCCTTTGGTTGGTGGCAGGCAGTGTCCCTGTGGTGGTGACTGGTCTCGGCCAACTCTGGTGGGGATGGCAGGGACCCTGGCAGCTGCTGGGTGGTTTGATCGTCTGGTTCATGGCAGCAGGTGGCCGTCCTGAAGGGCGTCTTTCCGGTCTGTTTGATTACGCCAACATTGCTTCCGCTTGGTTGTCCATGGTTTGGCCACTGACCCTGGCTGCCCTCGTTCAACAGGGGCTGAACCGCTGGCGTCGGTTCGTGGTCGTCATCCTGGCCGTGTTGTTGGTGGTGGCCTTGGTGCTCACGGAATCCCGCAATGGCTGGGGTTCACTGATGCTGGTGGTGCCTCTCGTTCTAGGTCCACCCAGCTGGCCCTGGTTGATTCCTCTGCTGGTGCTGGCGCTTTTGCCTGTGTTGCTGTCAGTGCTTCCAGGTGTGCCGCTGATTCTCCAGGATCCTGCTCGGTCGCTGGTGCCAGAGACTCTCTGGGCTCGCCTCAACGACAGTCAGTACGCGGGAGAGCGGGTTCTGGCTTCCACTCGCATTAGTCAATGGAACGTTGCTCTGCAATTGATTGCTGAACGTCCTTGGTTGGGTTGGGGAGCAGCAGCGTTCTCGGCGATTTATCCACTTCGCACCGGTCAGTGGCATGGCCATGCCCACAATCTGCCGCTGGAGTTGGCCATCGGTCATGGCCTCCCGGTGGCGTTTCTGCTTTTGGGCTTCGTCTTAGCCCTGTTGGTGGTGAGCCTGCGTCGAGGACTCTCAGGACTGTTTGACCGGGCCTGGTGGACAGCGTTCTTCGTGCTGATGGTTTTGCATGGAACGGATCTGCCCTTTTTTGACAGTCGAGTGAACATCGCCGGGTGGATTCTGCTCGCGGGTCTGCGAGCGTCCTTCAGTCCTGAACTGTCGGTGCGGCTTCAGCCAGAGAAAGCTTCTGATGCTTGA
- the purU gene encoding formyltetrahydrofolate deformylase, producing the protein MSSASVILQLICPDRPALVSELAGWVAANGGNIRHADHHTDVGAGLFLSRIEWDLEGFGLPRQAIAPAAESLAQRLGGEAQLHFSDEHPRVAILVSKQSHCLLDLLWRARSGELPMQVPIVIANHNDLESSCKEFGVPFVHVPVTRETKAEAEQAILELLMEHRVELVVLAKYMQVLSGTFLEQFPNVINIHHSFLPAFKGAQPYHRAWERGVKLIGATSHYVTEELDDGPIIEQTIAHVSHRDEVQDLIRKGRDTERLALARALRLHLCRQVMVYRGRTAVFA; encoded by the coding sequence TTGTCCTCCGCTTCGGTCATCCTTCAGCTGATCTGTCCTGATCGTCCGGCACTCGTGAGTGAGCTCGCCGGCTGGGTGGCTGCGAACGGGGGCAATATTCGACATGCTGATCACCACACCGATGTCGGTGCCGGTCTGTTTCTCAGCAGGATCGAGTGGGACCTGGAGGGTTTCGGTTTACCGCGCCAGGCGATTGCACCTGCAGCGGAGTCTCTGGCACAACGGCTCGGTGGTGAGGCTCAGCTGCACTTCTCTGATGAGCATCCCCGTGTGGCGATTCTGGTGAGCAAGCAAAGTCATTGCCTGCTTGATCTGCTCTGGCGGGCACGCAGTGGTGAATTGCCGATGCAGGTTCCCATCGTGATTGCCAATCACAATGATTTGGAGAGCAGCTGTAAGGAGTTCGGGGTCCCTTTTGTGCATGTGCCAGTGACCCGCGAGACCAAGGCTGAAGCTGAGCAGGCCATCCTTGAGCTGCTGATGGAACATCGGGTGGAGCTGGTGGTGCTGGCCAAGTACATGCAGGTGCTCAGCGGTACCTTCCTCGAGCAATTCCCCAATGTGATCAATATCCATCACTCATTTCTGCCTGCCTTTAAGGGTGCACAGCCCTATCACCGTGCCTGGGAACGGGGCGTGAAGTTGATTGGTGCGACCTCCCATTACGTCACCGAGGAACTGGATGACGGCCCGATCATCGAGCAGACCATCGCCCATGTGAGCCATCGCGATGAGGTGCAAGATCTGATTCGAAAGGGTCGCGACACCGAGAGACTGGCTCTGGCAAGGGCTCTGCGCCTTCATCTCTGCCGTCAGGTGATGGTCTATCGAGGCCGCACTGCAGTGTTCGCATGA
- a CDS encoding sulfiredoxin, whose protein sequence is MRVDTVALASVRRPLQRFLDEDKVESLMASIRQEGLHEPIDLLEVDGQLWGFNGCHRVAAHERLGLPTIRARIRKATTRDLNLHLR, encoded by the coding sequence ATGAGGGTGGACACGGTGGCTTTGGCATCCGTCCGTCGACCTCTGCAGCGATTTCTTGACGAAGACAAGGTGGAATCCCTGATGGCTTCGATACGCCAGGAGGGATTGCACGAACCGATCGATCTGCTGGAGGTGGATGGTCAGCTCTGGGGGTTTAACGGCTGTCACAGGGTTGCAGCTCACGAACGCCTCGGATTGCCAACCATTCGTGCTCGGATCCGAAAGGCCACCACCAGAGATCTGAACCTGCATCTTCGTTGA
- the psbQ gene encoding photosystem II protein PsbQ encodes MLSALRRVAALCLCLVLCFGLAACDGSANANPATISPEDMAVIRRQAEGFTAAKDRLPELAKLVDERDWTFTRNLIHGPMQEVGREMLYINQRLLPQDRAEANKLAKSLKDAMADLDEAARLQDSDKLQKFYDDLEADFANYAAVIPEQALS; translated from the coding sequence ATGCTGAGCGCCCTGCGCCGCGTGGCCGCCCTTTGCCTCTGCCTCGTCCTCTGTTTCGGCCTCGCCGCTTGTGACGGCAGCGCCAATGCCAATCCTGCCACCATCAGTCCTGAGGATATGGCTGTCATCCGCCGCCAGGCGGAAGGGTTCACTGCTGCCAAGGATCGGCTGCCTGAACTTGCCAAGCTCGTTGATGAACGCGACTGGACCTTCACTCGCAACCTGATCCATGGCCCCATGCAGGAAGTGGGCCGCGAAATGCTTTACATCAATCAACGCCTGCTTCCCCAGGACCGAGCAGAAGCCAACAAATTGGCGAAATCCCTGAAGGACGCCATGGCTGATCTCGATGAAGCCGCTCGTCTGCAGGACAGCGACAAACTTCAGAAGTTTTACGACGACCTTGAGGCTGACTTCGCGAATTACGCCGCAGTCATCCCAGAGCAGGCTCTGAGCTGA
- a CDS encoding NAD(P)/FAD-dependent oxidoreductase — MGAGVTGTGTAWQLAEQGHSVLIADPLLAQPIPDKPADRDLNGSTASLGVLMGHAFRRSSGRAWRLRQRSMTLWPSWVEQLNHPESPLHLETPLIQLAGSAEEALRMQQLTSTKPNSGLHFIDDDSLEQADPVWPQAGHGAMLSENDGRIDPLKLLQALRRSLVQHNVELRATDVVELQRRSSSHRHHWQLINADGRNEDVDLVVICSALGSTKLLQRLGHQRPMDAVLGQVLELQLNKQAKQWSGWPAVLTCGGINLIPHGQDRLWIGATLEPGVKADSAATETMRRLNGLAPAWLEDSCLLGQWHGLRARPRERPAPLLEELEPGLLLASGHYRNGVLLTPATAEWVGQHINKAMITSS; from the coding sequence ATCGGTGCTGGAGTGACCGGCACCGGCACAGCTTGGCAACTTGCCGAGCAAGGGCACAGTGTTTTGATCGCCGACCCTCTGCTGGCTCAGCCGATCCCGGACAAGCCGGCTGATCGTGATCTCAATGGCAGCACTGCTTCGCTTGGTGTTCTCATGGGCCATGCCTTTCGGCGTTCGAGCGGCCGGGCCTGGAGACTGCGCCAACGCAGCATGACGCTGTGGCCGTCGTGGGTTGAGCAACTGAATCATCCAGAGTCACCTCTGCATCTGGAGACTCCGCTAATCCAACTCGCAGGCAGTGCCGAAGAAGCTCTGCGCATGCAACAGCTCACGTCAACGAAACCCAATTCAGGACTGCATTTCATCGACGACGACAGCCTTGAGCAGGCTGATCCTGTTTGGCCCCAGGCTGGTCATGGGGCAATGCTGTCCGAAAATGATGGCCGGATCGATCCTCTGAAACTGTTGCAGGCGCTGAGGAGGAGCCTGGTTCAACACAACGTCGAGCTTCGAGCGACAGACGTTGTGGAACTGCAGCGGCGAAGCAGCTCACATCGGCACCATTGGCAGCTCATCAACGCGGACGGACGGAACGAAGACGTCGATCTGGTGGTGATCTGCTCCGCATTAGGCAGCACCAAACTGCTGCAGCGCCTTGGGCATCAGCGCCCCATGGATGCCGTACTCGGACAGGTGCTTGAGCTTCAGCTCAACAAGCAAGCCAAGCAATGGTCAGGATGGCCAGCAGTTCTCACCTGCGGCGGCATCAATCTGATTCCCCATGGACAAGACCGGCTGTGGATCGGAGCCACGTTGGAGCCAGGGGTGAAAGCGGATTCCGCAGCCACAGAGACCATGAGACGGTTGAACGGCCTAGCCCCGGCATGGCTTGAAGACTCCTGTTTACTCGGCCAGTGGCATGGCTTGCGTGCACGACCACGAGAAAGACCTGCTCCACTGCTGGAAGAGCTCGAACCTGGACTTCTGCTGGCATCAGGGCACTACCGCAACGGCGTGTTGCTAACCCCGGCAACCGCTGAGTGGGTTGGCCAACACATTAATAAAGCAATGATTACCAGCTCTTAA